Proteins encoded together in one Triticum dicoccoides isolate Atlit2015 ecotype Zavitan chromosome 7B, WEW_v2.0, whole genome shotgun sequence window:
- the LOC119338826 gene encoding zinc finger protein CONSTANS-LIKE 5-like produces MMELRKYWGVGGRRCGACEGAAPAAVHCRDCAGYLCTGCDARPAHARAGHERVWVCEVCEVSPAAVTCKADAAVLCAACDADIHHANPLAERHVRVPIAPIGSPEAAAVAAEAMMFCGAGDGEARADQDEVPEQLRQHGGMLNLNVEAGKEGGKMDYLFSDLVDPYLAVDFTRFAHADSVVPSGVATAAVPAVVDLDFACGIPAKPPPTYSSSYTANASGAHSGSSSEVGVVPEAICGGVGSFEIDFTRPKPQAYMPAYTAAPPSHGVSMQQASPVDMGYLTVPERPVAVTGEGRVARLMRYREKRKNRRFEKTIRYASRKAYAESRPRVKGRFAKRADQDADGDDLDAEAHAVPSSTSYLLDFGYGVVPSF; encoded by the exons ATGATGGAGCTGCGCAAGTACTGGGGTGTGGGGGGCAGGCGGTGCGGGGCGTGCGaaggggcggcgccggcggcggtacACTGCCGGGACTGCGCCGGGTACCTGTGCACGGGGTGCGACGCGCGCCCGGCGCACGCGCGGGCGGGACACGAGCGCGTCTGGGTGTGCGAGGTCTGCGAGGTCAGCCCCGCGGCCGTCACGTGCAAGGCCGACGCCGCCGTGCTCTGCGCCGCGTGCGACGCCGACATCCACCACGCCAACCCGCTCGCCGAGCGCCACGTGCGCGTGCCCATCGCGCCCATCGGCTCCCCCGAGGCCGCCGCGGTGGCGGCCGAGGCCATGATGTTCTGCGGCGCCGGTGACGGGGAGGCTAGGGCGGATCAGGACGAGGTGCCCGAGCAGCTGCGCCAGCACGGGGGCATGCTGAACCTCAACGTGGAGGCCGGCAAGGAGGGCGGGAAGATGGACTACCTCTTCTCCGACCTCGTCGACCCCTACCTCGCCGTCGACTTTACGCGCTTCGCCCACGCTGACAGCGTCGTGCCCAGCGGGGTCGCCACCGCCGCGGTACCCGCCGTCGTGGACCTGGACTTCGCGTGCGGGATCCCCGCCAAGCCGCCGCCGACCTACAGCTCCTCGTACACGGCCAACGCCTCCGGCGCGCACAGC GGCTCTTCATCGGAGGTCGGCGTGGTGCCGGAGGCCATCTGCGGCGGCGTTGGGAGCTTCGAGATCGACTTCACCCGGCCCAAGCCGCAGGCGTACATGCCCGcttacaccgcggcgccgccgagcCACGGCGTGAGCATGCAGCAGGCGTCGCCGGTGGACATGGGGTACTTGACGGTGCCGGAGCGTCCGGTGGCGGTGACCGGCGAGGGCAGGGTGGCGAGGCTGATGCGGTACCGGGAGAAGAGGAAGAACCGCCGGTTCGAGAAGACCATCCGGTACGCGTCCAGGAAGGCCTACGCCGAGTCGCGGCCGCGCGTCAAGGGCCGCTTCGCCAAGCGCGCCGACCAGGACGCCGACGGCGACGACTTGGACGCGGAGGCCCATGCCGTGCCGTCTTCCACCTCCTACTTGCTCGACTTCGGCTACGGCGTCGTGCCGTCCTTCTGA